A window of Saccopteryx leptura isolate mSacLep1 chromosome 5, mSacLep1_pri_phased_curated, whole genome shotgun sequence contains these coding sequences:
- the CD93 gene encoding complement component C1q receptor isoform X1: MATSTGLLLLLLLLSQPRAGAGAEDQAVVCAGTACYSAHWGKLSAADAQTHCSKNGGNLATVRTEEEARHIHRALAQLLQSGLLQEAWTGRFWIGLQREKGDCLDPSRPLKGFSWVGGGDNTTYSNWHKELKKSCLFRRCVSLMLDLSHRSLSGHLPKWSERPCGSPESPGSNIEGFVCKFSFKGMCRPLGLGGPGQVIYKTPFQATSSSLDAVPFASVADVTCGNGDKSRQHFFLCKEKAANEFDWDSSGPLCVSPEYGCSFNNGGCQQDCFEGGDGSFRCGCRPGFRLLDDLVTCTSRNPCSSSPCRGVATCISNPLGKDYTCQCPQGYQLDSTQLDCVDMDECQDSPCAQQCVNTPGGFHCQCWIGYEPGSPGEEACQDVDECAPGRSPCAQGCTNTDGSFFCFCEDGYILAEKDGTQCLDVDECAGPEGSLCESLCFNTQGSFNCGCLPGRELAPDGVSCIMGSMSLGPSTEPPQGRDTEDRAESFVPSTTTSSPTGGPEGTSKGAPAMRTPFLSSNASIALMPSQTLATSGSPGIWMEPSNHHPTATAGHEETTRGDFRAQQRDDGTDGQKLLLFYILGTVVAILLLLALALGLLVYRRQRAKKEEKKKQPQSAADSYSWVPERAESRATENPYSPTPGTDC, from the exons ATGGCCACCTCCACcggcctgctgctgctgctgctgctcctgagcCAACCTCGGGCGGGGGCTGGCGCCGAGGACCAGGCCGTGGTGTGCGCGGGGACTGCCTGCTACTCTGCCCATTGGGGCAAGCTGAGTGCGGCCGACGCCCAGACCCACTGCAGCAAGAACGGGGGCAACCTGGCCACGGTGAGGACTGAGGAGGAGGCCCGGCACATCCACCGAGCCCTGGCCCAGCTCCTGCAGTCCGGGCTGCTCCAGGAGGCCTGGACAGGCAGGTTCTGGATAGGACTCCAGCGCGAGAAGGGCGACTGCTTGGACCCCAGCCGGCCTCTGAAGGGCTTCAGCTGGGTAGGCGGCGGGGACAACACCACTTATTCCAACTGGCACAAGGAGCTCAAGAAGTCTTGCCTCTTCAGGCGCTGTGTGTCCCTCATGCTGGACCTGTCCCACCGTTCCCTCTCCGGCCACCTCCCTAAGTGGTCCGAGCGCCCGTGCGGGAGCCCGGAATCTCCCGGGAGCAACATCGAGGGCTTCGTGTGCAAGTTCAGCTTCAAAGGCATGTGCCGGCCCCTGGGCCTGGGGGGCCCAGGCCAGGTCATCTACAAGACACCCTTCCAGGCCACCAGCTCCTCTCTGGACGCTGTGCCCTTTGCTTCTGTGGCTGATGTGACCTGTGGGAACGGGGATAAGAGTAGGCAGCATTTCTTTCTGTGCAAGGAGAAGGCCGCTAATGAGTTTGACTGGGACAGCTCAGGCCCCCTCTGTGTCAGCCCCGAGTACGGCTGCAGCTTCAACAACGGGGGCTGCCAGCAGGACTGCTTCGAGGGGGGTGACGGCTCCTTCCGCTGTGGCTGCCGCCCAGGGTTCCGGCTGCTGGACGACCTGGTGACCTGTACCTCCCGGAACCCTTGTAGCTCCAGCCCATGCAGAGGGGTGGCCACGTGCATCTCTAACCCCCTCGGGAAAGACTACACGTGCCAGTGCCCCCAAGGCTACCAGCTGGACTCTACTCAGCTAGACTGTGTAGACATGGATGAGTGCCAGGACTCCCCCTGCGCCCAGCAGTGTGTCAACACCCCTGGGGGCTTCCACTGCCAGTGCTGGATTGGCTATGAGCCTGGCAGCCCCGGAGAGGAGGCCTGTCAGGATGTGGACGAGTGTGCCCCTGGCCGTTCGCCCTGCGCCCAGGGCTGCACCAACACAGATGGCTCCTTCTTTTGCTTTTGCGAGGATGGCTATATCTTGGCCGAGAAGGATGGCACCCAGTGCCTGGACGTGGATGAGTGTGCAGGTCCAGAGGGCAGCCTCTGCGAGAGCCTGTGCTTCAACACTCAGGGCTCCTTCAACTGTGGCTGCTTGCCTGGCAGGGAGCTGGCCCCCGACGGGGTGTCCTGTATCATGGGCTCCATGTCCCTAGGACCATCCACTGAGCCTCCCCAAGGGAGGGACACAGAAGACAGAGCAGAGAGCTTTGTGCCTTCTACCACAACATCAAGTCCAACTGGGGGCCCTGAGGGCACCTCTAAGGGGGCACCCGCCATGAGGACACCTTTCCTCTCATCCAATGCTTCTATCGCCCTTATGCCGTCGCAGACTCTGGCCACCAGTGGGTCCCCTGGCATCTGGATGGAGCCCAGCAACCATCATCCCACTGCCACCGCTGGCCACGAGGAGACTACGCGTGGGGATTTCAGGGCTCAACAGAGGGATGACGGCACCGATGGGCAAAAGCTACTTTTGTTCTACATCCTGGGTACTGTGGTGGCCATTTTGCTCTTGCTGGCTCTGGCCCTAGGGCTGCTGGTCTACCGCAGGCAGAGAGccaagaaggaggaaaagaagaaacagccCCAGAGTGCCGCCGACAGCTACTCCTGGGTTCCAGAGCGCGCTGAAAGCAGGGCCACGGAGAATCCATACAG TCCAACGCCTGGGACAGACTGCTGA
- the CD93 gene encoding complement component C1q receptor isoform X2, giving the protein MATSTGLLLLLLLLSQPRAGAGAEDQAVVCAGTACYSAHWGKLSAADAQTHCSKNGGNLATVRTEEEARHIHRALAQLLQSGLLQEAWTGRFWIGLQREKGDCLDPSRPLKGFSWVGGGDNTTYSNWHKELKKSCLFRRCVSLMLDLSHRSLSGHLPKWSERPCGSPESPGSNIEGFVCKFSFKGMCRPLGLGGPGQVIYKTPFQATSSSLDAVPFASVADVTCGNGDKSRQHFFLCKEKAANEFDWDSSGPLCVSPEYGCSFNNGGCQQDCFEGGDGSFRCGCRPGFRLLDDLVTCTSRNPCSSSPCRGVATCISNPLGKDYTCQCPQGYQLDSTQLDCVDMDECQDSPCAQQCVNTPGGFHCQCWIGYEPGSPGEEACQDVDECAPGRSPCAQGCTNTDGSFFCFCEDGYILAEKDGTQCLDVDECAGPEGSLCESLCFNTQGSFNCGCLPGRELAPDGVSCIMGSMSLGPSTEPPQGRDTEDRAESFVPSTTTSSPTGGPEGTSKGAPAMRTPFLSSNASIALMPSQTLATSGSPGIWMEPSNHHPTATAGHEETTRGDFRAQQRDDGTDGQKLLLFYILGTVVAILLLLALALGLLVYRRQRAKKEEKKKQPQSAADSYSWVPERAESRATENPYS; this is encoded by the coding sequence ATGGCCACCTCCACcggcctgctgctgctgctgctgctcctgagcCAACCTCGGGCGGGGGCTGGCGCCGAGGACCAGGCCGTGGTGTGCGCGGGGACTGCCTGCTACTCTGCCCATTGGGGCAAGCTGAGTGCGGCCGACGCCCAGACCCACTGCAGCAAGAACGGGGGCAACCTGGCCACGGTGAGGACTGAGGAGGAGGCCCGGCACATCCACCGAGCCCTGGCCCAGCTCCTGCAGTCCGGGCTGCTCCAGGAGGCCTGGACAGGCAGGTTCTGGATAGGACTCCAGCGCGAGAAGGGCGACTGCTTGGACCCCAGCCGGCCTCTGAAGGGCTTCAGCTGGGTAGGCGGCGGGGACAACACCACTTATTCCAACTGGCACAAGGAGCTCAAGAAGTCTTGCCTCTTCAGGCGCTGTGTGTCCCTCATGCTGGACCTGTCCCACCGTTCCCTCTCCGGCCACCTCCCTAAGTGGTCCGAGCGCCCGTGCGGGAGCCCGGAATCTCCCGGGAGCAACATCGAGGGCTTCGTGTGCAAGTTCAGCTTCAAAGGCATGTGCCGGCCCCTGGGCCTGGGGGGCCCAGGCCAGGTCATCTACAAGACACCCTTCCAGGCCACCAGCTCCTCTCTGGACGCTGTGCCCTTTGCTTCTGTGGCTGATGTGACCTGTGGGAACGGGGATAAGAGTAGGCAGCATTTCTTTCTGTGCAAGGAGAAGGCCGCTAATGAGTTTGACTGGGACAGCTCAGGCCCCCTCTGTGTCAGCCCCGAGTACGGCTGCAGCTTCAACAACGGGGGCTGCCAGCAGGACTGCTTCGAGGGGGGTGACGGCTCCTTCCGCTGTGGCTGCCGCCCAGGGTTCCGGCTGCTGGACGACCTGGTGACCTGTACCTCCCGGAACCCTTGTAGCTCCAGCCCATGCAGAGGGGTGGCCACGTGCATCTCTAACCCCCTCGGGAAAGACTACACGTGCCAGTGCCCCCAAGGCTACCAGCTGGACTCTACTCAGCTAGACTGTGTAGACATGGATGAGTGCCAGGACTCCCCCTGCGCCCAGCAGTGTGTCAACACCCCTGGGGGCTTCCACTGCCAGTGCTGGATTGGCTATGAGCCTGGCAGCCCCGGAGAGGAGGCCTGTCAGGATGTGGACGAGTGTGCCCCTGGCCGTTCGCCCTGCGCCCAGGGCTGCACCAACACAGATGGCTCCTTCTTTTGCTTTTGCGAGGATGGCTATATCTTGGCCGAGAAGGATGGCACCCAGTGCCTGGACGTGGATGAGTGTGCAGGTCCAGAGGGCAGCCTCTGCGAGAGCCTGTGCTTCAACACTCAGGGCTCCTTCAACTGTGGCTGCTTGCCTGGCAGGGAGCTGGCCCCCGACGGGGTGTCCTGTATCATGGGCTCCATGTCCCTAGGACCATCCACTGAGCCTCCCCAAGGGAGGGACACAGAAGACAGAGCAGAGAGCTTTGTGCCTTCTACCACAACATCAAGTCCAACTGGGGGCCCTGAGGGCACCTCTAAGGGGGCACCCGCCATGAGGACACCTTTCCTCTCATCCAATGCTTCTATCGCCCTTATGCCGTCGCAGACTCTGGCCACCAGTGGGTCCCCTGGCATCTGGATGGAGCCCAGCAACCATCATCCCACTGCCACCGCTGGCCACGAGGAGACTACGCGTGGGGATTTCAGGGCTCAACAGAGGGATGACGGCACCGATGGGCAAAAGCTACTTTTGTTCTACATCCTGGGTACTGTGGTGGCCATTTTGCTCTTGCTGGCTCTGGCCCTAGGGCTGCTGGTCTACCGCAGGCAGAGAGccaagaaggaggaaaagaagaaacagccCCAGAGTGCCGCCGACAGCTACTCCTGGGTTCCAGAGCGCGCTGAAAGCAGGGCCACGGAGAATCCATACAG